One window of Saccharopolyspora phatthalungensis genomic DNA carries:
- the ehuA gene encoding ectoine/hydroxyectoine ABC transporter ATP-binding protein EhuA yields the protein MVSFSGVGKSFGSNQVLRELDLEVAAGEKVSIIGPSGSGKTTILRLLMTLEQPDSGLVEVDGEPLWDCRDGKATADTRQQAAARRKIGMVFQHFNLFPHMTVLNNVTLSPVQVLGMTREQAEQRAVDLLQMVGLDQHLGHKPGQLSGGQQQRVAIARALAMRPKVMLFDEVTSALDPELIGEVLSVIRDLAHTTAMTMLLVTHEMRFAEEISDRVLMFDSGAVVESGPPSTIFEEPQHERTQRFLKAVLERK from the coding sequence ATGGTCTCGTTCTCCGGCGTGGGAAAGTCGTTCGGCAGCAACCAGGTGCTGCGGGAACTCGACCTCGAAGTCGCCGCCGGGGAGAAGGTTTCCATCATCGGCCCGAGCGGCTCCGGCAAGACCACCATCCTGCGGCTGCTCATGACATTGGAGCAGCCGGACAGCGGGCTCGTCGAGGTCGATGGCGAGCCGCTGTGGGATTGCCGCGACGGGAAGGCCACGGCGGACACCCGGCAGCAGGCGGCGGCGCGGCGCAAGATCGGGATGGTGTTCCAGCACTTCAACCTGTTCCCGCACATGACGGTGCTGAACAACGTGACCCTGTCGCCGGTCCAGGTGCTGGGGATGACCCGGGAGCAGGCCGAGCAGCGCGCGGTCGACCTGCTGCAGATGGTCGGGCTGGACCAGCACCTCGGGCACAAGCCGGGGCAACTCTCGGGCGGTCAGCAGCAGCGCGTCGCGATCGCCCGCGCGCTGGCGATGCGGCCGAAGGTGATGCTCTTCGACGAGGTCACCTCCGCCCTGGACCCGGAGCTGATCGGCGAGGTCCTCAGCGTCATCCGCGACCTGGCCCACACGACCGCCATGACGATGCTTCTGGTCACCCACGAGATGCGCTTCGCCGAGGAGATCTCGGACCGGGTTCTGATGTTCGACTCCGGCGCGGTGGTGGAGTCCGGGCCCCCGTCGACGATTTTCGAGGAACCCCAGCACGAACGGACCCAACGCTTCCTCAAAGCCGTCCTCGAACGCAAGTGA
- a CDS encoding APC family permease — MLKRLVLGRPVRSDRLQETLLPKRLALPIFASDPLSSVTYATQEILLILSLGGLALLHLTPWVALAVVVLLAVVVASYRQVVHAYPSGGGSYEVVARNLGRDPSLVVAAALMVDYVMTVAVSVAAGVDNLVSAVPSLYPQRVWIAILVVVLLIAMNLRGTRESGRAFAVPTYLFVAAMGLTIVVGLAQTATGHPPVAESAGWGIRPEQVDVTGLALIFLLLRAFSSGCTALTGVEAISNGVPAFRPPKDVNAGRTMIIMGVLAIFLFSGATALAMISRVRIAENPCDLIGFPANCGSVGQRTVIAQIASAVFGGDSVLFFVVQAGAALILLLAANTAFNGFPMLGSLLARRRYLPRQLHTRGDRLAHSNGIVMLGLVAIALIAAFEGSVTGLIQLYILGVFTSFTLCQIGMVKHWNTRLADADAAQRPRIHRARLVNAFGAVLTATVLVVVLITKFTHGAYLVVIAIPALYFLMRAVHRHYREVRRELEPDTDGITLPSRVHAVVLVSTLHKPTLRALAFARANRPDTLTALTVNVDDPDTRILRSEWERHSIDVPLKVIESPYREITRPVIDYIKRIRRESPRDLVCVYIPEYVVGRWWENLLHNQSSLRLGWRLRFEPGVMVVSVPWQLESSRIRDLDRVHHVPGHTRRGIGPPT; from the coding sequence ATGTTGAAGCGGCTGGTGCTGGGGCGCCCGGTCCGTAGCGACCGGTTGCAGGAGACCCTGCTGCCGAAACGGCTAGCGCTGCCGATCTTCGCCAGCGACCCGCTCTCCTCGGTCACCTACGCGACGCAGGAGATCCTGCTGATCCTGTCGCTCGGCGGGCTGGCGCTGCTGCACCTGACGCCGTGGGTGGCGCTGGCGGTCGTGGTGTTGCTCGCCGTCGTGGTGGCTTCCTACCGGCAGGTCGTGCACGCCTATCCCAGTGGCGGCGGGTCCTACGAGGTCGTGGCGCGCAACCTCGGCCGCGACCCGAGCCTGGTGGTGGCCGCCGCGCTGATGGTCGACTACGTGATGACGGTGGCGGTGTCGGTCGCGGCCGGTGTCGACAACCTGGTGTCGGCCGTGCCGTCGCTGTACCCGCAGCGGGTCTGGATAGCCATCCTCGTCGTGGTGCTGCTGATCGCGATGAACCTGCGCGGCACCCGCGAATCCGGCCGCGCGTTCGCGGTGCCCACCTACCTGTTCGTCGCGGCGATGGGCCTGACCATCGTGGTCGGACTCGCGCAGACCGCGACGGGACATCCGCCCGTCGCGGAGAGCGCGGGTTGGGGCATCCGTCCGGAACAGGTCGACGTCACCGGGTTGGCCCTGATCTTCTTGCTACTGCGGGCGTTCTCCTCCGGTTGCACGGCCTTGACCGGGGTAGAGGCGATCTCCAACGGGGTGCCCGCGTTCCGGCCGCCGAAGGACGTCAACGCCGGGCGAACCATGATCATCATGGGTGTGCTGGCGATCTTCCTGTTCAGCGGGGCGACGGCGCTGGCGATGATCTCCCGGGTGCGGATCGCGGAGAATCCGTGCGACCTGATCGGGTTCCCGGCCAACTGCGGCAGCGTCGGGCAGCGCACCGTCATCGCGCAGATCGCCAGCGCGGTGTTCGGGGGCGACAGCGTGCTGTTCTTCGTCGTGCAGGCCGGTGCGGCGCTGATCCTGCTGCTGGCCGCGAACACCGCCTTCAACGGCTTCCCGATGCTCGGGTCGCTGCTCGCGCGGCGCCGGTACCTGCCGCGCCAGCTGCACACCCGTGGCGACCGGCTGGCGCACTCGAACGGCATCGTCATGCTCGGGTTGGTCGCGATCGCGCTCATCGCGGCGTTCGAAGGATCCGTGACCGGGCTGATCCAGCTCTACATCCTCGGAGTGTTCACCTCGTTCACGTTGTGCCAGATCGGCATGGTGAAGCACTGGAACACGCGGCTCGCCGACGCCGACGCGGCGCAGCGGCCGCGGATCCACCGGGCCAGGCTGGTCAACGCCTTCGGTGCGGTGCTGACCGCGACGGTGCTGGTCGTCGTGCTCATCACGAAGTTCACCCACGGCGCCTACCTCGTGGTGATCGCGATTCCCGCGCTGTACTTCCTGATGCGCGCCGTGCACCGGCACTACCGCGAGGTCCGGCGGGAGCTCGAACCGGATACCGACGGAATCACCCTGCCCAGCAGGGTGCACGCGGTGGTCCTGGTGTCCACATTGCACAAGCCGACGCTGCGGGCATTGGCGTTCGCCCGCGCCAACCGGCCGGACACCTTGACCGCGCTCACCGTCAACGTCGATGACCCGGATACGCGCATCCTGCGCAGCGAGTGGGAACGGCACAGCATCGACGTGCCGTTGAAGGTCATCGAGTCGCCCTACCGCGAGATCACCCGGCCGGTCATCGACTACATCAAGCGGATCCGCCGGGAAAGCCCGCGCGACCTGGTGTGCGTGTATATCCCGGAATACGTCGTCGGTCGCTGGTGGGAGAACCTGTTGCACAACCAGAGTTCGCTCCGGCTCGGGTGGCGGCTGCGCTTCGAACCCGGCGTCATGGTGGTCAGCGTGCCCTGGCAACTCGAATCCAGCAGAATCCGCGACCTCGACCGGGTCCACCACGTCCCCGGCCACACTCGCCGCGGCATCGGCCCGCCCACCTGA
- a CDS encoding zinc finger protein, with protein MYQPHPFHWVPADGKRHASTDPKPAKGYPSGLVVATLCGHQLAAEKTDLAWLWETCRTCDDKAHALAKASTPPAASAR; from the coding sequence ATGTACCAACCCCATCCATTCCACTGGGTTCCCGCCGACGGCAAGCGGCACGCCAGCACCGACCCCAAACCTGCCAAGGGCTACCCGTCCGGACTCGTGGTGGCCACCCTGTGCGGCCACCAGTTGGCAGCGGAAAAGACCGATCTGGCGTGGTTGTGGGAGACGTGCCGGACCTGCGACGACAAGGCCCACGCGCTTGCTAAGGCCTCGACGCCGCCTGCGGCGAGTGCGCGATGA
- a CDS encoding hydantoinase/oxoprolinase family protein, translating to MPGTAEACAGVDVGGTFTDVVVHAPGHRPKAVKVPTTPANQAEGVQRGIAESLPEGTLRLLPHGSTTATNAVLERKIARTVFVTTAGFTDVLQIARQNRPALYDLSATKPEPLVPHERVVTVAERTSPRGEVIIALPDDEIERAVNAVRGLEPESIAVSLLFSYACDDHERRLCAALADLGVPITRSSSLLPEFREFERASTCVLNAAVEPVMRRYLSNLTARLPEPTITVMTSSGGTAGVDFAATAPVHTLLSGPAAGVVAAGAVARSAGFDDAIAFDMGGTSTDVCLIREGRPEVSTSSELAGLPFRTPTVGIHTVGAGGGSIAWVDTGGALRVGPRSAGADPGPACYGLGGADPTVTDAHCALGHLDPARELGGGLRLDVDAANRALETLPESAAGVLSVVRATMARALRKVSTERGVDPAGLALVAYGGAGPLHATALARELGCPAVVVPPAPGVLSALGLLLAPPRFEASRTVLVDAHEDLSQAWADLATEAHRELEKQGVTTEISLSKVADMRYAGQSHELRIDVAEQADIAELLHTAHRESYGYAMRDEQVEVVTLRVIAQGEPILATPPQDWDQGAPERKPDREIGIGDRTVRARIVSRAALRPGDEVTGPALVEQPDTTTLLADDESAVVDEAGHLVVRLT from the coding sequence ATGCCGGGAACGGCCGAGGCGTGTGCCGGGGTGGATGTCGGAGGCACGTTCACCGATGTCGTCGTGCACGCCCCCGGCCACCGGCCGAAGGCGGTAAAGGTGCCCACCACCCCGGCGAACCAGGCCGAGGGCGTCCAGCGCGGCATCGCCGAAAGCCTGCCTGAAGGCACTCTCCGGCTCCTGCCGCACGGCAGCACCACCGCCACCAACGCCGTGCTGGAACGCAAGATCGCTCGCACCGTCTTCGTGACCACCGCCGGGTTCACCGACGTCCTGCAGATCGCCCGGCAGAACCGCCCCGCCCTCTACGACCTGTCCGCGACCAAGCCGGAACCGCTGGTCCCGCACGAGCGGGTGGTCACCGTCGCAGAGCGGACCAGTCCCCGAGGCGAGGTGATCATCGCGCTGCCCGATGACGAGATCGAGCGAGCGGTGAACGCGGTCCGGGGTCTCGAACCCGAGTCGATCGCGGTGAGCCTACTGTTCTCCTACGCCTGCGACGACCACGAGCGTCGGCTGTGCGCGGCGCTGGCCGACCTCGGCGTGCCGATCACCCGCTCCAGCTCGCTGTTGCCCGAGTTCCGCGAATTCGAGCGCGCGTCGACCTGCGTGCTGAATGCGGCGGTCGAGCCGGTGATGCGCCGCTACCTGTCCAACCTGACCGCCCGCCTGCCGGAACCGACGATCACGGTGATGACCTCCAGCGGCGGCACCGCCGGGGTGGATTTCGCCGCGACGGCACCGGTGCACACGCTGCTTTCCGGACCGGCCGCCGGCGTGGTGGCGGCCGGGGCGGTCGCGCGCTCGGCCGGGTTCGACGACGCGATCGCCTTCGACATGGGTGGCACGTCCACCGACGTGTGCCTGATCCGCGAGGGCCGCCCCGAGGTATCCACGTCGTCGGAGCTCGCCGGGCTGCCGTTTCGCACCCCGACCGTCGGGATCCACACCGTGGGTGCCGGTGGCGGCTCGATCGCGTGGGTGGACACCGGCGGCGCGTTGCGGGTAGGCCCGCGTTCGGCCGGTGCCGACCCCGGCCCGGCCTGCTACGGCCTGGGCGGCGCGGATCCCACGGTGACGGATGCGCACTGCGCACTGGGCCACCTCGACCCGGCTCGCGAGCTCGGCGGCGGCTTGCGGCTGGACGTCGACGCGGCGAACCGAGCGTTGGAAACGCTGCCGGAATCCGCCGCCGGCGTGCTGTCGGTCGTACGGGCGACGATGGCGCGGGCGCTGCGCAAGGTCAGCACCGAACGCGGCGTCGATCCGGCCGGGCTCGCCCTGGTCGCCTACGGCGGCGCGGGCCCGCTGCACGCCACAGCGCTGGCCCGGGAGCTCGGCTGTCCGGCCGTGGTGGTGCCTCCGGCGCCGGGCGTGCTCAGCGCGCTCGGCCTGTTGCTGGCGCCGCCGCGCTTCGAGGCATCGCGAACGGTGTTGGTGGATGCCCACGAGGATCTGTCCCAGGCTTGGGCCGATTTGGCGACCGAGGCGCACCGCGAGCTGGAAAAGCAAGGCGTCACAACGGAGATCTCGCTGTCCAAAGTGGCCGATATGCGCTACGCGGGCCAATCGCACGAGCTACGGATCGACGTCGCGGAGCAGGCGGACATCGCCGAGTTACTGCACACCGCGCACCGCGAATCGTACGGTTATGCGATGCGGGACGAGCAGGTCGAGGTGGTCACGCTGCGCGTCATCGCCCAGGGGGAGCCGATTCTCGCGACCCCGCCGCAGGACTGGGACCAGGGCGCGCCGGAACGCAAGCCGGACCGGGAGATCGGCATCGGCGACCGGACGGTGCGAGCGCGCATCGTGTCCCGGGCCGCACTGCGGCCGGGCGACGAGGTCACCGGTCCGGCGCTGGTCGAGCAGCCGGACACCACGACGCTGCTCGCCGATGACGAGTCGGCCGTGGTCGACGAAGCGGGGCATTTGGTGGTGCGGTTGACATGA
- a CDS encoding Imm1 family immunity protein: protein MTATDTATVITVVFHSEFHYARTLEEVDALVRRIVEDPPRPVCAVYVWDRPCRGHFEPGGPAFPTGRLRVSTSPATGWGALNYVDRDRPDGALVDSFNPDAGPATPVLPLDTNGIDFPASASLPLEKVREAIAEYCRTGARPTCVQWQLGEWY, encoded by the coding sequence ATGACCGCAACGGACACAGCGACCGTGATCACCGTCGTGTTCCACTCCGAGTTCCACTACGCGCGCACTCTTGAGGAGGTCGACGCGCTGGTGCGGCGGATTGTCGAGGATCCGCCGCGCCCGGTCTGCGCGGTCTATGTGTGGGACCGGCCGTGCCGCGGGCACTTCGAGCCCGGCGGCCCCGCGTTTCCCACCGGACGACTGCGGGTGTCCACTTCGCCGGCGACCGGTTGGGGCGCGCTCAACTACGTCGACCGGGACAGGCCGGACGGCGCCCTGGTCGACTCCTTCAATCCCGACGCAGGACCGGCCACCCCGGTCCTGCCGCTGGACACCAACGGGATTGACTTCCCGGCCTCGGCGTCCCTGCCGCTGGAGAAGGTGCGCGAGGCGATCGCCGAGTACTGCCGGACCGGGGCGCGGCCGACGTGCGTGCAGTGGCAGCTCGGCGAGTGGTACTGA
- the ehuD gene encoding ectoine/hydroxyectoine ABC transporter permease subunit EhuD — translation MIWDWSFAASIIPSLLDGLWVTVQVTLIGMAIALVLGLVVAVVRFSRIPLLSKLFGFFLQFVRGTPLLVQAYFAFYVLPNVGVRFSPLVTGIIVIGINYSAYTAEVYRAGIQSVPAGQWEAATALSLSAWQRWRFVVLPQAVRDVIPALGNYVVQMFKDSAILSAITVFELLSHATSIGSSSYRYLEPLTIAGLLFLAVSLPAAKLIKRLELRLAHPR, via the coding sequence ATGATTTGGGACTGGTCGTTCGCGGCGAGCATCATTCCGTCCCTTTTGGACGGCCTTTGGGTGACGGTTCAGGTCACCCTCATCGGCATGGCGATCGCGCTGGTGCTCGGGCTCGTGGTGGCCGTCGTGCGCTTTTCCCGAATCCCATTGCTGAGCAAGCTCTTCGGGTTCTTCCTGCAGTTCGTGCGGGGCACGCCGCTGCTCGTGCAGGCCTACTTCGCCTTCTATGTGCTGCCGAATGTCGGAGTGCGGTTCTCGCCGCTGGTCACCGGGATCATCGTGATCGGCATCAACTACAGCGCCTACACCGCCGAGGTTTACCGCGCCGGGATCCAGAGCGTGCCCGCCGGGCAGTGGGAGGCGGCGACCGCGCTGAGCCTGTCCGCCTGGCAGCGCTGGCGGTTCGTGGTGCTGCCGCAGGCGGTCCGCGACGTCATCCCGGCGCTGGGCAACTACGTGGTGCAGATGTTCAAGGACTCGGCGATCCTGTCCGCCATCACGGTCTTCGAACTGCTCAGCCACGCGACCTCGATCGGGTCCAGCAGCTACCGCTACCTGGAGCCGCTGACGATCGCCGGCCTGTTGTTCCTCGCGGTCAGCTTGCCCGCCGCGAAGCTGATCAAACGATTGGAGCTGCGCCTTGCCCATCCGAGATGA
- a CDS encoding PspC domain-containing protein, whose amino-acid sequence MTALERPREGAMIAGVCAGIAKRFGWPVGLVRLAFVLSCVLPGPQFLIYLALWLLMPKAPRSPTAPQP is encoded by the coding sequence ATGACTGCTTTGGAACGGCCCCGCGAGGGGGCCATGATCGCCGGGGTGTGCGCCGGGATCGCGAAACGGTTCGGTTGGCCCGTCGGCCTGGTCCGGCTGGCGTTTGTGCTCTCCTGCGTCCTGCCGGGGCCACAGTTCTTGATCTACCTGGCTCTGTGGCTTCTGATGCCCAAGGCACCGCGATCGCCAACGGCCCCGCAACCCTAG
- a CDS encoding hydantoinase B/oxoprolinase family protein, which translates to MTELTAVELEVFRHALAGVADEMGVALRRAAYSPNIKERADCSAAVFDADGEMVAQAEHIPVHLGAMPASVRAVLDTCGQLAPGDQVCVNDPYLGGTHLPDLTIVSAVGYGDRLLGYVANRAHHADVAGAAPGSMPATATEIAMEGVRIPPIRIADATGEREDVVRLIAANSRTPKERRGDLRAQFAANHVGAVRMRELAHRMGSRRLRAAMTAVCDYSDRRVRAAIREIPDGCYRNDDVLEIGDPETGGGVPIRAAVTVSGDEVAVDFADSAPQIPVNCNAVFAVTLSASMFVLRMLTDPDAPPNAGCYRALHVEAPEGTVVNPTFPAPTAAGNVETSQRIVDVLLGAFAQAIPDRVPAASQGTMNNLLIGGGDPAFSYYETLGGGEGGTPTRPGMSGVHTGMTNTQNTPAEAMELDYPLRVWRYELRPSSGGAGRHPGGDGLVREIEALADCTLTIQSERREHAPWGTGGGQPGALGRNVLIRAGGAEELLPAKGTWPLRRGDRVRIETPGGGGWGAPSEGC; encoded by the coding sequence ATGACCGAGCTGACCGCCGTCGAGCTGGAGGTGTTCCGCCACGCCCTGGCGGGCGTCGCCGACGAGATGGGCGTGGCCCTGCGCCGTGCCGCCTACTCCCCCAACATCAAGGAACGCGCCGACTGCTCGGCCGCGGTGTTCGACGCCGACGGCGAAATGGTCGCGCAGGCCGAACATATCCCCGTGCACCTGGGCGCGATGCCGGCGAGCGTGCGCGCCGTGCTGGACACCTGCGGGCAACTCGCACCAGGCGACCAGGTCTGCGTCAACGACCCCTACCTGGGCGGCACCCATCTGCCGGATCTGACGATCGTCTCCGCCGTCGGCTACGGCGACCGGCTGCTCGGCTACGTGGCCAACCGCGCCCACCACGCCGACGTCGCCGGTGCCGCCCCGGGCTCGATGCCGGCGACGGCCACCGAGATCGCGATGGAGGGCGTCCGGATCCCGCCGATCCGCATCGCCGACGCCACCGGCGAACGGGAAGACGTGGTCCGGCTGATCGCGGCCAATTCGCGAACCCCTAAGGAACGCCGCGGTGACCTGCGCGCCCAGTTCGCGGCCAACCATGTCGGCGCGGTGCGGATGCGCGAACTCGCCCACCGGATGGGGTCGCGGCGGCTGCGCGCGGCGATGACGGCGGTGTGCGACTACTCCGACCGCCGGGTGCGCGCGGCGATCCGCGAGATTCCCGACGGCTGCTACCGCAACGACGACGTGCTGGAGATCGGCGACCCTGAAACCGGCGGTGGGGTGCCGATCCGGGCGGCGGTGACGGTGTCCGGCGACGAGGTGGCGGTGGATTTCGCCGACAGCGCACCTCAGATCCCGGTGAACTGCAATGCGGTGTTCGCGGTGACGCTGTCCGCGTCGATGTTCGTGCTCCGGATGCTCACCGATCCCGACGCCCCGCCCAACGCCGGCTGCTACCGAGCGCTGCACGTCGAAGCGCCGGAGGGCACGGTGGTGAACCCGACCTTTCCGGCTCCGACGGCGGCGGGCAACGTCGAGACCAGTCAGCGCATCGTGGATGTGCTGCTCGGCGCGTTCGCCCAGGCGATCCCCGACCGGGTTCCGGCCGCGAGCCAGGGCACCATGAACAACCTGCTCATCGGCGGCGGCGATCCCGCGTTCAGCTACTACGAGACGCTCGGCGGCGGCGAAGGCGGAACCCCGACGCGCCCCGGCATGTCGGGGGTGCACACCGGCATGACCAACACCCAGAACACCCCGGCGGAAGCGATGGAACTGGACTACCCGCTGCGGGTGTGGCGCTACGAACTCCGCCCGTCATCGGGCGGCGCGGGACGGCACCCCGGCGGCGACGGCCTGGTGCGGGAGATCGAAGCGCTCGCCGACTGCACGCTCACCATCCAGTCCGAGCGCCGCGAGCACGCGCCGTGGGGCACCGGCGGCGGCCAGCCGGGCGCGCTGGGCCGCAACGTCTTGATCCGGGCCGGCGGCGCCGAGGAACTGCTACCGGCCAAGGGCACCTGGCCGCTGCGCCGAGGCGACCGTGTCCGCATCGAAACCCCAGGTGGCGGCGGGTGGGGAGCTCCCAGCGAGGGCTGCTGA
- a CDS encoding Imm1 family immunity protein has translation MTIEQDQTVVTAVFHHIFRYARTADEITELSRVIVEQPPEPVCEVYVWDRPCLSFRDEAGPAFPDSGRLRVSADPTIGWGALNYEGPDADLSDSYNPNTREHCPVLPLDTDGVDFPRSASLPLEKVREAVTEYCRTGARPTCVQWQPGEWY, from the coding sequence ATGACGATCGAGCAAGACCAGACCGTGGTCACGGCAGTGTTTCACCACATCTTTCGGTACGCACGCACCGCCGACGAGATTACGGAACTGTCGCGCGTGATCGTGGAGCAGCCACCGGAGCCGGTCTGCGAGGTGTACGTGTGGGATCGCCCGTGCCTGTCGTTCCGCGATGAGGCCGGGCCAGCGTTCCCCGACTCTGGTCGATTGCGGGTGTCCGCCGACCCGACGATCGGATGGGGTGCCCTGAACTACGAAGGGCCGGATGCGGACCTTTCGGATTCTTACAACCCGAACACGAGAGAACATTGCCCGGTGCTGCCACTCGACACGGACGGCGTTGACTTCCCGCGCTCGGCGTCCCTGCCGCTGGAGAAGGTGCGCGAGGCGGTCACCGAATACTGCCGCACCGGGGCGCGGCCGACGTGCGTGCAGTGGCAGCCCGGCGAGTGGTACTGA
- a CDS encoding helix-turn-helix domain-containing protein, with translation MSEFGQTLRRLREAAGLSQPQLARQAYMSQSSICRYENGKQTPDTTTAQHLDDVLDAGGALAATPRTRRRLHRGDRTRRTRPARG, from the coding sequence ATGTCCGAATTCGGGCAGACTTTGCGGCGCCTCCGCGAGGCAGCAGGGTTATCGCAGCCCCAACTCGCGCGGCAGGCGTACATGAGCCAATCCAGCATCTGCCGCTACGAGAACGGCAAACAAACACCTGACACCACCACCGCACAGCACCTAGACGACGTGCTCGATGCCGGCGGGGCATTGGCCGCAACTCCTAGAACCCGCAGACGTCTCCACCGGGGTGATCGCACCAGACGAACACGACCGGCCCGTGGATAG
- a CDS encoding DddA-like double-stranded DNA deaminase toxin, translated as MSALGDLDQTLAQVVDRITAALGLLATAQDACDEAGEILGFALEGTADPEALEVLAVVEPTSDELIHAFQAAHRVIELITTYRRCLEVQQAIDSTPPSAAHPSTAGRIPTDAARDRRWVEQARKRLPRREGGQTTGFGYDRDGTEFRITSGREDISESARLILHNSDRFTPHSNRGAPTMITHVETKYAQMMREAGQTYEIHGEARP; from the coding sequence ATGTCGGCGCTCGGTGATCTCGATCAGACATTGGCGCAGGTGGTTGATCGGATCACTGCCGCCCTCGGCCTTCTCGCCACCGCGCAGGACGCGTGCGATGAAGCCGGTGAAATCCTGGGGTTCGCACTGGAAGGCACCGCCGACCCGGAAGCGCTGGAAGTCCTCGCCGTAGTGGAGCCGACCAGCGATGAGTTGATCCACGCTTTCCAGGCGGCACACCGCGTGATTGAGCTGATCACGACCTACCGCCGATGTCTGGAAGTACAGCAGGCCATCGACTCCACCCCGCCCAGCGCCGCGCACCCCTCAACCGCCGGCCGGATACCTACAGACGCCGCCCGCGACCGACGGTGGGTCGAGCAGGCGCGCAAGCGACTACCCCGCAGGGAAGGCGGCCAGACGACAGGCTTCGGCTACGACCGCGACGGCACCGAGTTCCGCATCACCAGCGGCCGGGAGGACATCTCGGAGAGCGCGCGGCTGATCCTGCACAACAGCGACCGGTTCACGCCCCACTCGAATCGAGGCGCGCCGACGATGATTACTCACGTGGAGACCAAATACGCCCAGATGATGCGCGAAGCCGGGCAGACGTACGAGATTCACGGAGAAGCCAGACCATGA